In Flavobacteriales bacterium, one genomic interval encodes:
- a CDS encoding type IX secretion system membrane protein PorP/SprF, translated as MRAFAKRWMGMVLALGFSTTMLAQQDPQFTQYMFNLLALNPAYAGSADRVSLKALSRHQWVGFEGAPVTQTLTVHSPLWRESLGVGGTVMRDSHGPITQYTFMADIAYRIFMGDAKLAFGIKGGLNLLQGKYADLNPLDPGDQVFQQNVNTKLDPQFGFGIMYYSDRYYLGLSTPKMLSTKFFETDSLEFVSEAGQRPHLFLTGGYVFDLGLYHKFKPTFLVKAVEGAPISFDLSANFLFYEKFWLGAMYRHTDAIGALAQYHITKDLSVGYAYDFPLSVMRDHSGGSHEVMLSFELGNKLKGIRSPRYF; from the coding sequence ATGAGAGCATTCGCTAAACGTTGGATGGGCATGGTCCTCGCACTGGGTTTCAGCACGACGATGTTGGCCCAGCAGGATCCACAGTTCACCCAATATATGTTCAACCTGTTGGCGCTGAATCCTGCCTATGCAGGAAGTGCGGATCGTGTTAGCCTGAAGGCGTTGAGCAGACACCAATGGGTCGGCTTCGAAGGTGCCCCGGTTACGCAAACGCTCACCGTTCACTCACCGTTATGGCGGGAGAGCTTAGGTGTTGGTGGAACCGTGATGCGCGATTCGCACGGCCCGATCACACAATACACGTTCATGGCGGATATCGCCTATCGGATCTTCATGGGCGATGCGAAACTCGCTTTCGGTATCAAAGGAGGATTGAACCTGTTGCAAGGGAAGTACGCGGACCTGAATCCGCTCGACCCTGGTGATCAGGTCTTTCAGCAGAACGTGAATACAAAGCTTGATCCGCAATTCGGGTTCGGGATCATGTACTACAGCGACCGATATTACTTAGGGTTGAGTACACCGAAGATGTTGAGCACGAAGTTCTTTGAGACCGATTCGCTTGAATTCGTTTCAGAGGCTGGGCAACGTCCACACCTTTTCCTTACAGGTGGCTACGTATTCGATCTGGGCTTGTACCACAAGTTCAAACCGACATTCCTGGTGAAGGCCGTTGAAGGCGCTCCCATCAGTTTCGACCTCAGTGCCAATTTCCTATTCTACGAGAAGTTCTGGTTAGGCGCCATGTATCGCCATACCGATGCGATCGGCGCATTGGCCCAATACCACATTACCAAAGATCTCAGCGTAGGGTATGCATATGATTTTCCGCTCTCCGTAATGCGCGATCATAGCGGCGGATCGCATGAGGTGATGCTGAGCTTCGAGCTGGGAAACAAGTTGAAAGGTATTCGATCACCCCGCTATTTCTGA
- a CDS encoding carboxypeptidase regulatory-like domain-containing protein, whose product MGTTSWIKHATTAALTLLLLLSTPVAEAQKLQQNILDEATEKFDYSKVVAIYESRRTKGTATPDDLRQLAQTYQKLEKHAEAESIYTELMATGKELPKDMLAYAHQLRANGKYTEANEWYGNYAALNPDDRTVDAYTKDPHLLSKLMSDSTTNSVRKVPINSPQADLGMSVMGELLLFSSARGEGAGGKRTYGWDDQPYLNLYTALLKGETAEDPIVMRKDINSRYHDGTVSYDSTHKRMYFTRDNVHYGSVGKSDDGYLNLGIYFVDVVTGEFGQQEWDALIPFDHNDKNANYGHPCVSPDGAQIFFVSDRPGGQGGTDIWVSQNQGDQWGAPVNMGPLVNTAGNEMYPFLTGDSTLFFASTGQPGLGGLDIFSTRLTPAGPLRLRNLGYPINTRYNDHSLILINDTAGFFASDRPGGEGSDDIYGCTVRPETMIIAGIVIDKDSREPIDGADLVLKNTNGDTVVIREIELEDGGKFRIKADYLEQYILSVSRNGYLPVDLPINTTTDDIANLIVELEKYEFAVEGVITSAETGEAIPGATVVLTDGNDEHIKTETTDAAGKYYFTLKPESDYRIRVGKEGYFKQSGALSTKGKSSQVFKKDFALVKLAVNAVIRLDNIFYDLAKWNIRPDAAIELDKLVETLKENPTVKIELSAHTDCRGKDAYNLSLSEKRAKSAVDYILKKGIPKESITSKGYGETMPSENCDCTKCTEDEHQRNRRTEFKVLSL is encoded by the coding sequence ATGGGAACTACATCTTGGATAAAACACGCTACCACTGCCGCGTTGACGCTTCTGCTCTTGCTGAGCACGCCAGTAGCTGAAGCACAGAAGTTGCAACAAAATATTCTGGACGAAGCGACGGAGAAGTTCGACTATTCGAAGGTAGTCGCTATCTATGAGAGTAGAAGGACCAAAGGAACAGCTACGCCCGATGACCTGCGCCAGTTGGCACAGACCTACCAGAAATTGGAGAAACACGCAGAGGCGGAATCCATCTATACGGAGCTGATGGCCACTGGTAAAGAATTGCCGAAGGACATGTTGGCCTATGCACATCAGCTCAGGGCCAATGGAAAGTATACGGAAGCGAACGAGTGGTATGGGAATTACGCGGCATTGAACCCGGATGACCGTACAGTGGATGCTTACACGAAGGATCCACATTTGCTTTCAAAGTTAATGAGCGATAGTACGACCAACTCCGTGCGAAAGGTGCCTATCAATTCGCCTCAGGCCGATCTTGGAATGAGCGTAATGGGTGAACTATTGCTTTTCTCCAGTGCACGCGGTGAGGGTGCGGGAGGTAAACGCACCTACGGTTGGGATGATCAGCCCTACCTCAATCTGTATACCGCATTGTTGAAAGGGGAGACCGCCGAGGACCCCATTGTCATGCGCAAGGATATCAATAGCAGGTATCACGATGGTACGGTGAGCTACGATTCCACGCATAAGCGGATGTACTTCACCCGAGACAATGTGCACTATGGTTCCGTTGGGAAAAGCGATGACGGTTACCTGAACTTAGGCATCTATTTCGTTGATGTTGTTACCGGTGAATTCGGACAACAGGAATGGGATGCGCTTATTCCGTTCGATCACAATGATAAGAACGCTAACTACGGGCACCCGTGTGTTTCTCCCGATGGTGCACAGATCTTTTTTGTAAGTGACCGGCCGGGCGGACAAGGCGGAACCGATATCTGGGTGAGCCAGAATCAAGGAGACCAATGGGGTGCACCCGTGAACATGGGGCCGTTGGTGAATACTGCTGGGAATGAAATGTACCCGTTCCTTACTGGAGATAGCACGTTGTTCTTTGCTAGTACAGGGCAGCCTGGTCTTGGTGGCTTGGATATCTTCTCTACGCGCTTGACTCCGGCAGGACCGTTGCGTTTGCGTAATTTGGGTTACCCGATCAACACACGATACAATGATCACAGCTTGATCTTGATCAATGATACGGCAGGGTTCTTCGCAAGCGATAGACCTGGTGGCGAAGGAAGCGATGATATCTATGGATGTACTGTAAGGCCTGAGACCATGATCATCGCTGGTATCGTGATCGACAAGGACTCACGTGAACCGATCGATGGCGCTGATCTCGTCCTTAAGAATACCAACGGAGATACAGTGGTGATACGCGAGATCGAACTCGAGGATGGAGGAAAGTTCCGGATCAAAGCGGATTACCTGGAGCAATACATCCTCTCGGTATCCCGCAATGGTTATCTGCCCGTAGATCTTCCGATCAACACAACGACGGATGATATCGCTAACCTGATCGTGGAATTGGAGAAGTACGAATTTGCTGTTGAAGGGGTTATTACGAGTGCTGAGACCGGAGAGGCAATCCCGGGTGCGACCGTTGTACTTACCGATGGTAACGATGAACATATCAAGACCGAGACCACCGATGCAGCCGGTAAGTACTACTTTACATTGAAGCCGGAAAGTGACTACCGGATCCGTGTAGGCAAGGAAGGTTACTTCAAGCAGAGCGGAGCGCTGAGCACGAAGGGGAAGTCCAGCCAGGTCTTCAAGAAGGATTTCGCGCTTGTGAAGCTGGCCGTGAATGCCGTGATCCGCTTGGATAACATCTTCTACGACCTTGCCAAATGGAATATCCGCCCGGATGCCGCCATTGAGCTTGATAAGCTTGTGGAAACGCTGAAGGAGAATCCTACTGTGAAGATCGAGCTGAGCGCACACACGGATTGTCGCGGTAAGGATGCGTACAACCTTTCGCTTTCCGAGAAACGGGCGAAGAGTGCCGTGGATTATATCCTCAAAAAAGGTATTCCGAAGGAAAGCATCACCAGCAAAGGATACGGTGAAACAATGCCAAGTGAGAATTGCGATTGCACAAAGTGCACAGAAGATGAACATCAGCGCAATCGCCGAACCGAATTCAAAGTCCTGTCGTTGTAG
- a CDS encoding sigma-70 family RNA polymerase sigma factor, with product MTLLRRTDTDPSSDEELVALLRQGHQPALGILWDRYAHLLFGVGMKYLKNTERSKDLVVELFATLGSLVTKQEIQRFRPWLHTVMRNNCLMLLRKQDTTTTFPNQTWNGTDDIDHEDAILHESTLQRLESAISELKDEQRICIELFYLKKQSYQQVAERTQQDIQQVRSHLQNGRRNLRLILERSGVTNTRSNVR from the coding sequence ATGACGTTGTTGCGCAGGACCGATACGGACCCTTCGAGTGATGAAGAGTTGGTGGCTTTGCTGAGGCAGGGCCACCAACCTGCGTTGGGTATTCTATGGGACCGGTATGCGCACCTTCTTTTCGGAGTAGGAATGAAATACCTGAAGAACACCGAGCGATCCAAGGATCTTGTTGTAGAGCTGTTCGCGACATTGGGATCGCTTGTTACGAAACAAGAGATACAGCGTTTTCGTCCGTGGTTGCACACCGTCATGCGCAACAACTGTTTGATGCTATTGCGCAAGCAGGACACTACTACGACATTCCCGAACCAAACGTGGAATGGAACCGATGACATTGATCACGAGGACGCGATCCTTCATGAGAGCACCTTGCAACGACTGGAGAGCGCTATCTCGGAATTGAAGGATGAACAACGCATTTGCATTGAGCTCTTCTATTTGAAAAAGCAGAGCTATCAGCAGGTCGCAGAACGAACACAACAGGATATACAGCAGGTCCGCAGCCATCTCCAGAACGGTCGGCGGAACCTGCGCTTGATACTAGAACGCTCCGGCGTAACCAATACCCGCTCCAATGTCCGATAA
- a CDS encoding TonB-dependent receptor: MRKNILLSALLGAIPFAPTTAQNFGEIHGRVVDSKTREGVAFASVTTWPSGSGPGTETDIDGRFKLKPLEPGTYTLRFSFTGFNTFELGSIEVLGDNITRIGEVTLEGNQLPDLVIVHRRFERPLIDMDNPTVNTLLAPEFEHDPNRKNPTDMIEKNFPGVTKSRDGESLIFRGSRPGSMVYFVDGVKVTGKLSGVPSFGIRSISVYTGALPARYGDVTGGVVVIDTKSYQEEWARRNVEAERETLTNSENIIE; this comes from the coding sequence ATGCGAAAGAACATCCTACTGAGTGCACTCCTTGGAGCAATTCCATTTGCACCTACAACAGCCCAGAACTTTGGCGAGATCCACGGGCGCGTCGTAGATTCCAAGACGCGTGAAGGCGTGGCCTTTGCGAGTGTGACCACTTGGCCCAGCGGCAGCGGACCTGGAACGGAAACGGACATCGACGGGCGCTTCAAACTGAAGCCGTTAGAGCCCGGCACCTATACGCTCCGCTTCTCTTTTACCGGTTTCAACACCTTTGAATTGGGGAGCATCGAGGTACTCGGCGATAACATCACACGCATTGGTGAAGTAACGCTGGAAGGGAATCAACTTCCGGACCTCGTTATCGTTCATCGCAGATTCGAACGGCCTTTGATCGATATGGATAACCCTACGGTGAATACCTTGCTCGCACCAGAATTCGAACATGACCCGAACAGAAAGAACCCAACCGATATGATCGAAAAGAACTTTCCGGGAGTAACCAAGTCGCGCGATGGCGAAAGCTTGATCTTCCGCGGATCACGCCCAGGCTCCATGGTGTACTTTGTTGACGGTGTGAAGGTCACTGGAAAATTGAGTGGGGTGCCATCTTTCGGAATACGCAGCATAAGTGTATACACTGGCGCCTTACCTGCACGTTATGGTGATGTAACAGGAGGCGTGGTGGTGATCGACACCAAGTCCTACCAGGAAGAATGGGCACGGCGTAATGTTGAAGCCGAACGTGAAACCTTGACCAATAGTGAGAACATCATTGAATGA
- a CDS encoding NifU family protein encodes MPEAATKPPVSVYAEMTPNPATMRFVSNVALVPDSRLLEFRTPAEAEAVSPFAAHVFNLPFVTGIFISGNFITVTKNNSVSWDLVQLELREYIQDYLKDDGRVVLSDAPAQALADANERASTHAPAKGPEDEQIIKILEEYIRPAVEGDGGHIAFRSFEDGIVTVSLRGSCSGCPSSMVTLKQGIENLLKHEVPGVREVVAEEL; translated from the coding sequence ATGCCTGAAGCAGCCACCAAACCGCCCGTATCCGTTTATGCCGAAATGACCCCGAATCCAGCGACGATGCGATTCGTGAGCAATGTGGCTTTGGTACCGGATAGTCGTTTATTGGAATTCCGCACACCAGCGGAAGCCGAAGCGGTTTCTCCGTTTGCAGCACATGTCTTCAACCTGCCTTTCGTGACGGGAATTTTCATCTCGGGAAACTTCATCACCGTAACCAAGAACAACTCCGTGAGCTGGGATCTGGTGCAACTGGAATTGCGCGAATACATCCAGGATTACCTGAAGGACGATGGCCGCGTAGTGTTGAGCGATGCCCCTGCGCAAGCCTTGGCCGACGCGAACGAACGTGCGAGTACGCATGCACCGGCAAAGGGTCCGGAGGACGAACAGATCATCAAGATCCTGGAAGAGTACATCCGTCCGGCAGTGGAAGGTGATGGTGGCCATATCGCATTCCGTTCCTTTGAGGATGGGATAGTTACCGTGAGTTTGCGCGGATCATGCAGCGGTTGCCCAAGCAGCATGGTAACGTTGAAGCAAGGCATTGAGAACTTGCTGAAACACGAAGTGCCAGGAGTAAGAGAGGTCGTGGCGGAGGAGTTGTAG
- a CDS encoding TonB-dependent receptor, which yields MFHYERIGLLLVPLLFGSLLAHAQPTVTGQVLGESLSGTERIPGASVGWLGTTVSAVTDVDGMFAIAQPDAWPAKLVVAAVGFRNDTLNFDVTPTKALRVALGAVQELKSAEVVERVSGTQLNSRTTINLETIGQKELKRAACCDLSESFETNATIDVNYADAVSGTKTIRMLGLDGRYAQISMENLPFIRGLSSNYGLTLLPGTWIQDINLSKGIGTAVNGPNAMTGQIDLCLRDPAAEGPLFINLYGNSQGRAEANVHTAQSTGKNSDNILMLHGNLFQQDMDQNADGFLDSPRSKRINVMDRWLYRTERRTIQLGARYVYDERIGGVTTRTADTLSDVLVHAPYNVNIRNEMIDVFGKHGIVFKNDPSKSIGFLFTARKHDVGSLFGERNYTGTQESLYASAVYQMLLGTGTDQLKAGVTFQFDDYSEAFRPNMTAADSTFGRTERMPGVFAEYTRKREKLALVAGIRADANSVYGNTVSPRVHAKYDFGPLTNLRFSLGHAFRTANPLIENSSVLASSRTVVIEGPLGMERSWNFGASFLHKFKMLDRKWVFGVDLYRTEFVEQLVTDLDRSPQTIAFYMLDGPSYANSLLTDIQVELGRRFDFKVSYRYYDVRTTYDGVMRQRPFTPSHRGLIDLAYSDLKDKWRFDITLNLFGEGRIPNTASNPAEYRFAERSPAYTTMHAQISRTVGTWEFYIGGENLTSTLQNQQIIAANDPYGPYFDASLIWGPTNKAMLYGGLRFNIAKKPKNQTQITP from the coding sequence ATGTTTCACTACGAACGAATAGGATTATTACTCGTGCCGCTGCTCTTCGGGAGCTTGTTGGCACACGCACAACCGACCGTCACAGGTCAAGTACTTGGTGAAAGCCTCTCGGGTACGGAACGCATTCCCGGCGCTTCCGTTGGTTGGCTAGGAACAACGGTTTCCGCTGTTACGGATGTTGATGGAATGTTTGCCATCGCACAACCTGATGCGTGGCCTGCCAAACTGGTGGTCGCAGCCGTTGGGTTCCGGAATGATACCCTCAACTTCGATGTAACACCGACTAAAGCATTGCGCGTTGCGCTGGGAGCTGTGCAGGAATTGAAAAGCGCAGAGGTGGTGGAACGCGTGAGTGGTACGCAACTCAATTCGCGCACAACGATCAATCTGGAGACCATCGGACAGAAGGAATTGAAGCGCGCTGCGTGTTGCGACCTCAGCGAAAGCTTTGAGACGAACGCAACCATCGATGTGAATTACGCCGATGCCGTATCCGGAACGAAGACGATCCGCATGCTCGGTCTGGATGGGAGGTACGCACAGATCAGCATGGAGAACCTGCCGTTCATCCGTGGCTTGTCATCGAACTACGGGCTTACACTGCTGCCCGGTACGTGGATCCAGGATATCAACCTGAGCAAAGGGATCGGCACCGCTGTGAATGGTCCCAATGCCATGACAGGCCAGATCGATCTTTGCCTCCGCGATCCTGCTGCTGAAGGTCCGCTCTTCATCAACCTCTACGGCAACTCACAGGGAAGGGCCGAGGCGAATGTGCATACGGCACAATCCACCGGGAAGAACAGCGACAATATCCTGATGCTCCACGGTAACCTGTTCCAACAGGACATGGATCAGAATGCGGATGGGTTCCTGGATTCGCCACGATCAAAACGGATCAATGTCATGGACCGCTGGCTCTACCGTACAGAGCGACGCACCATTCAGTTGGGTGCTCGGTATGTGTATGACGAACGGATCGGCGGAGTTACAACACGCACTGCGGATACACTCAGCGATGTGTTGGTACACGCGCCGTACAACGTGAACATCCGCAATGAAATGATCGATGTGTTCGGTAAGCACGGGATCGTGTTCAAGAACGATCCTTCGAAGAGCATCGGGTTCCTGTTCACTGCACGCAAACATGATGTGGGTTCACTCTTCGGCGAACGCAATTATACCGGTACGCAGGAAAGCTTGTATGCGAGTGCGGTGTATCAAATGTTGCTCGGTACAGGAACGGATCAATTGAAAGCAGGCGTTACGTTCCAGTTCGATGATTATTCTGAGGCTTTTCGTCCGAACATGACCGCTGCTGATAGCACCTTCGGACGTACGGAGCGCATGCCTGGTGTGTTCGCAGAGTACACACGCAAACGTGAGAAATTGGCATTGGTCGCTGGCATTCGAGCTGATGCGAATTCAGTTTACGGCAATACAGTAAGCCCGCGGGTGCATGCGAAGTACGACTTCGGACCACTTACCAACTTGCGCTTTTCCTTGGGCCATGCGTTCAGAACAGCGAACCCGTTGATCGAGAATTCAAGTGTGCTGGCCAGTTCACGTACGGTGGTGATCGAAGGTCCGTTGGGAATGGAACGGTCGTGGAACTTCGGTGCTTCGTTCCTGCACAAGTTCAAAATGCTCGATCGCAAGTGGGTATTCGGTGTGGATCTTTACCGCACGGAATTCGTGGAACAATTGGTCACGGATCTGGATCGCAGTCCGCAGACCATTGCGTTCTACATGCTCGATGGACCATCGTACGCGAACAGTTTGCTCACCGATATCCAAGTTGAACTCGGCCGTCGGTTCGATTTCAAAGTGAGCTACCGGTATTACGATGTGCGAACGACATACGATGGCGTAATGCGTCAACGTCCTTTCACACCGAGCCATCGCGGCCTCATCGATCTGGCCTATTCCGACCTGAAGGATAAGTGGCGTTTCGATATCACTCTGAACCTTTTCGGCGAAGGACGAATTCCGAACACCGCTTCCAATCCTGCAGAATATCGGTTCGCGGAACGCTCCCCGGCATACACCACGATGCATGCGCAGATCTCCAGAACTGTAGGTACATGGGAGTTCTACATCGGTGGGGAGAATCTTACAAGTACACTTCAGAACCAACAGATCATTGCTGCCAATGATCCGTATGGCCCATATTTTGACGCGTCCCTGATCTGGGGGCCAACGAACAAGGCCATGCTCTACGGCGGACTTCGTTTCAACATTGCTAAAAAACCCAAGAACCAAACACAGATTACTCCATGA
- a CDS encoding heavy-metal-associated domain-containing protein → MKKLIILFLALLTVNSYAQDTKKKKTEQLVIKTTTVCDMCKETIEKNMIYEKGVKKVVVDLEASAVNVEYDPRKNTPEDLRTALIDLGYGADGVPGSEKAFAKLPECCQKEGCGKVAPERNEK, encoded by the coding sequence ATGAAAAAGCTGATCATCCTATTCCTCGCACTGCTTACGGTAAACAGCTATGCACAGGATACCAAGAAGAAGAAGACCGAACAACTCGTGATCAAGACCACCACGGTATGCGACATGTGCAAGGAGACCATCGAAAAGAACATGATCTACGAGAAAGGCGTGAAAAAAGTGGTCGTCGATCTGGAAGCAAGTGCAGTCAACGTGGAATACGATCCGCGCAAGAACACGCCGGAGGATCTGCGCACCGCACTGATCGATCTCGGTTACGGAGCGGACGGCGTACCCGGCAGTGAAAAGGCATTTGCCAAACTTCCCGAGTGCTGCCAGAAAGAAGGCTGCGGAAAAGTTGCACCTGAAAGGAATGAAAAATGA
- a CDS encoding gamma carbonic anhydrase family protein has protein sequence MSIIRSVRGFTPSFGADIFLAETAVVIGDTIMGDHCSVWYNAVVRGDVHSIRIGDRVNIQDGAVLHATYERTGLTIGNDVSIGHNAIVHGCTIHDKVLVGMGAIIMDNAVIGEGSVIAAGAVVLQNTIVEPGSLMAGVPAKRIRTVGEDLSKNEIERIANNYRMYAEWFKNPSGMENGE, from the coding sequence ATGTCAATCATCAGATCCGTTCGCGGCTTCACTCCCTCCTTCGGAGCCGATATCTTCCTCGCTGAAACAGCTGTCGTTATCGGCGACACCATCATGGGCGATCATTGCAGTGTGTGGTACAATGCCGTGGTACGTGGCGATGTGCATTCGATCCGCATCGGTGATCGCGTGAACATTCAGGATGGCGCCGTGTTGCATGCCACGTATGAACGCACTGGTCTCACTATTGGTAACGATGTCAGCATCGGGCACAATGCGATCGTTCACGGTTGCACCATACATGACAAAGTGCTTGTGGGTATGGGAGCGATCATCATGGACAATGCCGTGATCGGTGAAGGATCTGTCATAGCCGCAGGGGCAGTGGTGTTGCAGAACACGATCGTTGAACCCGGTTCCTTAATGGCTGGTGTCCCCGCTAAACGCATCCGCACGGTGGGTGAAGATCTCAGCAAGAACGAGATCGAACGCATCGCGAATAATTACAGGATGTATGCGGAGTGGTTCAAGAACCCTTCGGGAATGGAGAATGGAGAATGA
- the nhaA gene encoding Na+/H+ antiporter NhaA — MKLTKLFKEFYESEKAGGIVLLIATILSLVLANSTVGASYIALWQFDINGHSVAHWINDALMAIFFLLIGLELEREVYIGELSKIKNASLPIIGAIGGFVLPALIFLAFNFGTETSSGAGIPMATDIAFAIGILSLLGSRVPTSLKVFLTALAVIDDLVAIIVIAIFYTKALVFGDLMIALSIFAALGALNRLKVQNLIPYLVGGVFMWYFMYNSGVHATITGVLLAFVIPFGKGDETSSSYVLQHVLHKPVAFVILPLFALANTAILIAPDWYSGLGEPYSIGIITGLVIGKPVGIFLLTFLGAAIGLCSLPKNLRWSNILGAGLLSGIGFTMSIFITLLAYQDNDLINGSKISIIIASSIAGVAGFVFLRFTLKDRGEENEENDDEDEVQVSRA, encoded by the coding sequence ATGAAGCTTACCAAACTATTCAAGGAGTTCTACGAAAGCGAGAAAGCCGGTGGCATTGTATTATTGATCGCTACCATTCTTTCTCTTGTGCTTGCCAATTCTACGGTGGGTGCCAGTTATATAGCGCTTTGGCAATTCGACATCAATGGCCACTCGGTGGCACATTGGATCAACGATGCGTTGATGGCGATCTTCTTTTTGTTGATCGGTCTGGAGCTGGAACGAGAGGTCTACATCGGTGAACTATCCAAGATCAAGAATGCTTCGCTACCGATCATTGGTGCGATCGGTGGATTCGTTCTGCCCGCATTGATCTTTCTGGCCTTCAACTTCGGCACGGAAACCAGTTCGGGTGCGGGGATCCCTATGGCTACGGATATCGCCTTCGCCATCGGAATTTTGTCGTTATTGGGAAGTAGAGTTCCCACGTCACTGAAGGTATTTCTAACGGCCTTGGCGGTGATCGATGATCTGGTGGCGATCATCGTGATCGCGATCTTCTACACGAAAGCATTGGTGTTCGGGGATCTGATGATCGCGCTATCCATTTTCGCCGCATTGGGTGCACTGAACCGGTTGAAGGTACAGAACCTGATCCCTTATTTAGTAGGCGGGGTGTTCATGTGGTACTTCATGTACAATTCCGGTGTGCATGCCACCATCACGGGTGTGTTGTTGGCATTCGTGATCCCGTTCGGCAAAGGTGACGAAACGTCTTCTTCCTATGTACTGCAGCATGTGCTGCATAAGCCTGTAGCGTTCGTGATCTTGCCGCTTTTTGCCTTGGCGAACACGGCCATACTCATAGCTCCTGATTGGTACAGCGGCCTTGGTGAGCCTTATAGCATCGGCATCATAACTGGTCTAGTGATCGGCAAACCGGTGGGCATCTTCCTGCTTACGTTCCTCGGCGCTGCAATAGGGTTGTGTTCCTTACCCAAAAACCTGAGGTGGTCGAACATTCTTGGCGCGGGACTTTTGAGCGGCATCGGGTTCACCATGTCCATATTCATAACGCTATTGGCGTATCAGGATAATGACCTGATCAATGGATCGAAGATCTCGATCATCATCGCTTCGAGCATTGCGGGCGTTGCAGGGTTCGTTTTCCTACGCTTTACGTTGAAGGACCGAGGTGAGGAGAATGAAGAGAACGATGATGAGGATGAAGTGCAGGTTTCAAGGGCATAA
- a CDS encoding cupin domain-containing protein — protein MQRRRFVLSVFVTTVLATLSNASNLITMPIKNGFITHSGEARNGKHLTMKGVTANTLDMKIGSADTDGGLAVFEQIGKSPNGGPPLHIHADQDEYFHVLEGKYRFQVGEQHFPASIGDTIFLPRGVPHAFIQLTDHARMLVTYQPAGDMEAFFQETAQWTLPPSKEEVARVFRAHGMEVVGPPLQVE, from the coding sequence ATGCAGCGTCGTCGGTTCGTTCTAAGCGTGTTCGTCACGACCGTGCTTGCCACGCTTTCCAATGCGTCCAACCTGATCACCATGCCCATCAAGAACGGCTTCATTACGCATTCCGGCGAAGCCCGCAACGGCAAGCACCTTACCATGAAAGGTGTTACGGCCAATACGCTGGACATGAAGATCGGCAGTGCGGATACCGATGGTGGGTTGGCCGTGTTCGAACAGATCGGTAAGAGCCCGAATGGTGGTCCACCGCTGCACATCCATGCCGACCAGGACGAATACTTCCATGTGTTGGAAGGGAAGTACCGCTTCCAAGTGGGCGAACAACACTTTCCTGCCAGCATTGGTGATACCATTTTCCTTCCGCGTGGTGTGCCGCACGCATTCATTCAATTGACCGATCATGCACGGATGTTGGTCACCTACCAACCGGCTGGTGATATGGAAGCATTTTTCCAAGAGACCGCACAATGGACCTTGCCACCGAGCAAGGAAGAAGTGGCCCGCGTGTTCCGCGCACATGGCATGGAAGTGGTGGGGCCGCCGTTGCAGGTGGAGTAG
- a CDS encoding heme-binding protein, protein MKIVYIVLAILLVLFAISQLWAQSQVKGIEVYPYRVDKAYDGIEVRRYERANFIYVTMDAKTYAESSSEGFRMLAGYIFGGNAREQKFAMTSPVVMEMDSNVTMKFLVPAQYTLDELPTPTNAQVRFTTESERTVAAITFGGSANDEKIQQYKNELFQRLTEEGISHSGQWSFLGYDPPFKLFGRRNEVVVDVQL, encoded by the coding sequence ATGAAGATCGTGTACATCGTATTGGCCATACTGCTTGTGCTGTTTGCCATCTCCCAGCTCTGGGCGCAAAGCCAAGTGAAGGGAATTGAGGTATACCCCTACCGCGTGGACAAGGCCTATGACGGGATTGAAGTGCGCAGATACGAGCGTGCCAACTTCATCTATGTAACGATGGATGCTAAGACCTATGCGGAAAGTTCCAGTGAAGGGTTCCGGATGCTCGCAGGTTACATTTTCGGAGGGAACGCACGCGAGCAGAAGTTCGCGATGACCTCACCGGTGGTGATGGAAATGGACAGCAACGTGACCATGAAATTCCTGGTACCTGCCCAATACACACTTGATGAATTGCCCACACCCACCAACGCGCAGGTACGTTTCACAACAGAGAGCGAACGCACCGTTGCTGCGATCACATTCGGTGGTTCTGCCAATGATGAAAAGATCCAGCAATACAAGAACGAACTGTTCCAACGCCTCACCGAGGAAGGAATCAGCCATTCCGGTCAGTGGAGCTTCTTGGGTTACGACCCTCCCTTCAAACTGTTCGGTAGAAGGAATGAAGTGGTGGTTGATGTGCAGCTTTAA